tcacTATGTGATTCTGTGGCCCCAAATAATGTGTTAAaccaacattttcaaaatattgaaacatATTGAATTGCATTGTTTTcaataaaggaaacaataatCTTTCTTTACTGAGAGAAGTTAGGACGTTTTTTactgttaataaataaaataaaaatattttccaaatattgtatatttcatttttttttttttaattttttttttcaacgtttatttatttttgggacagagagagacagagcatgaacgggggaggggcagagagagagggagacacagaatcggaaacaggctccaggctctgagccatcagcccagagcctgacgcggggctcgaactcacggaccgcgagatcatgacctggctgaagtcggacgcttaaccgactgcgccacccaggcaccccggtaatttattgtttttaactgGATTGCTAACGTTGAAAAGTCAGGGCACTGCATACAAATGCTGGATTTACAACCATTGACAAATCAGAAGCTCTGGCAACACTAGGTCCATGTGCCGACTTCACACCAATGAGACTGAGCCCAAAGCGTCCAGCTCCTTTGCGGGAAGTAGCCGCCCACCTGGCCTGATTTATTCTTGTGTTACCTGCCTGGTCTCTGCTGTAGGGTTTCGGGGTTTCTATTCCTGtaactaggaatagaaagattTTCTAAAGCTGCAAAACCGAGAAATTTGGCTAAATCGTCTCTACAAACTTTTCCAGACTGATTCGGTGTTTTGTTGCTGCGCAGTAATTCCAAAACTTAGTGGAATTATTCCCACACAATAGCCATCTTATCATCTTCAATGATTCTTCGGGTTAACTGGGTTTAGCAGGGCAAATCTCTGCTTCAGCTGACACCGGCAGAAACTGTGGACATCTGGACATCCGAGATGGTTTATTCACATAGTCGGCAATCGGTGCTATCAGACGAGAGCTCACCTCGGTCTATCCCAGTAGCCCTCCTTGTGCCATGGGGTTTTCATAGCATGGTAGCTAGACAAGAAGCAGGAAGTGAAAGTTGCCGGTTTTAAGACCTGGTGTTCTACAGAAGTTCCAGAATGTCACTTCTGCtacattctattggtcaaaggTAGTCACAAAGCCAGCTCAGATTCAAGAGAGGGAAGGGTACGTGGGACAGGAAATAAGCTTCACCTCTTGATGTAGGGAGCAACATATGTATAAAAAGAGAAGACTGCTGGAGGGCCATCTTTGGAGACTAATggctacatatacatatacataaacatttcaTGAGTATTCACCCTTTCCTAGTGTAAGAATGGCCTAGAGAAGAAGAGTCTCTTGGCCATGCAGTAAAAAGGAATTCACAATTAGTTATTTCCCGTATCACAACATATCAAGTTATTGAAGACCTACTTCCAAAACATTCTCCCAATTCCTCAGAGCTGGTTTAAATTCGCTACATTTTAGAAAGCTGGTTAAACAAATTTATATtggtaaataacaaaaattcagcCGAGTGAATTTGAAAGATCTAATCAACTTaggaatcaggcagcatcccctCTAGCAAGTATAGGGGAGTTCCAAAgggctacagaaaaggaaaggtttttaaaggtagagagttgaaaaaaggaaattattagctaagaatccattgttttaggcaaggttgCCCTCCTAAGGGGAACGGATGGGGTCTATCAGTAAATGTCTCAATGCTGACCAGGAAATTTCTGCATTGACTGGTTATAGGttccattgggggggggggggctaggtGTTAATTCTTGGTTTAGTGACTTTCGGGCTTATCTAAACGACACCATTTTTGgcctgtggtttttctctttaacaATGTTCAGAGAAGAATAACTGATAGCATTCTCCCCAGCCCCTACTGCAGATGagatgtgccttttatttttatttatttatttaaatgaaatttattgtcaaattggtttccatacaacacccagtgctcatcccaaaaaatgccctcttcaatacccatcacccaccctcccctctctcccatcccccatcagatgtgccttttaaaataagatacttGTGAATTATaagttgataaatattttatgaatgccACAGGGAGAAATTAATTCACTCATATGAAGTCATTCTAGTCTGGTTTCCTCTAAGGTCGATTCTGGAGGTGTCAGGATTCCAGCCAGAGTATGAACCTTAAAGTTACCTTAAAGTTGGCCACTGTTCTCCAGACAGGGACCTAGGAGGAGGGACCTATTAAGAGAGGGAAGTAGGAGTCTGCGCGGTTGCATCCTGATTCACGGGAAAGATAATGAAACGGAGACACAGGTAATCCACACGTAAAAGGAAAGATTAACATGTCATCTAGAGAATCTAGAGGAATGCACAggtgaaataaatcattttcGCTTTACCATACTGACCACAAAGGCCTAAAGCAGTGTCTGACCTAGACTTCTCAAGGAAACTGGAAGCCCGAAAGGTAAATATTAACACAAATGGCTAAACTTCAGGAggagaaaataagacaaagggaggcgaggaagacagagaagttgAGATACCTGGCGCAGAAAGAGTGTGAGGAAACGACTAGTGAGAGATGACGGTTACGATACAGGCAAGTCTCCGGGGCAATGGAGAGCCACTGCGAGATTTTAAACGAGGAATTAAGGTCGCTGATAACTCAAGAAACCCAAGTTATACAattagacacagaatcagaaaaagaACTACTAATTATTTCTAATTAACTAATTCCTAGcgaattaaataataaattcccGCTGTCCTACGTTCATCTCTGACGGGGCAATTCAGAAGGTAAGCTACACATTCACAATTCGCCAATGCCTCTGCGGAAACGGCCTCACCCCTACAACCGGAAACAGAAAGTGACCGCTGCGGACGCCACCTAACGGCGTGTTGGAGCCAAGCTAAGTGGGAAAGCCGCACCACCGGAAGGGGCCGGCTGTTTCCGGTAAAAATCCGACCCAGCCGCAACTCAGAGGGCGAGTCTCCGAGATTCGGCCAATGTGCCCCGAGCGCTCGGCTCCGCGACATCGTATGCCCGCTTTTGCGCAGGCGCGGGGTTACCGGGCAAGCAAACGCGTACGCAAAACCGTGCGCGCGCCCGTCCTCCGTCCGGCGCATCGGTGCTGATTCGAGGGTAAAGCCTTTGGAGCTGGAACGCGGACTCTTGTTCTCTGAACTACAACTCCCAGCATGCCTCACCCCTCATAGTGGTACTAGGTGTGGTTTCTCAGGATAGGTTAAAAGGAGACCTAAGTGACGATGACgtaccaaagaggaaaaaaaaattgaatatgttGTTGGAGCGCCTCGCTCACAGAAGCCCCAGTGGCCTAATGGATAAGGCATTGGCCTCCTAAGCCAgggattgtgggttcgagtcccatctGGGGTGGTGAGACTTTTGTCGTGTGAAAGGATTTTTGCTACTCTTAAAGAACTATACCGAAATATGCTAacttaattttaccttttaaaaatgggaagtatACGTGTCGTTTTCCTAAGTGTTGGGCTACTGCTTGAGAGAATAAGCatattccatttccttcttctgagCCACCACAGTGCCGTAAGATTTCTGGAAAGTCAGTGCTCTGAATTCTGATATCCCCTCTGGGTATCTTCCGTGTTCTAGTTCAAATCAACATCCATTCCCACCAGGCCCACTTATTCTCGAGACTCCGCGGTCAGTTAATGACGTCTTAAATGACGCAGTCACCAAAGACCCTCCTTTCCTCTAGCCCGGCCTTTCTCGGTGTTTCTTAAGGAACTTTGAGTCAGTTACACTCGGCTTTCGTTTGCTTCTGTCTTAACTCCTGAGGGCGCCTCTCGACGTTTGATTAGTAAAGCTGTGCGGAGAAGGGAAGTGAGACATTCCACTACTCGGCGATCGAAGGGGGGACCCGGCAGTGTCGGTCCGACCGTACCATTAAGCAGCTGGGCGGGGGTGAGGGAGTTAGAGGGGCGTAGGGCGCCATTGGGCACCACGCTCCGAGGACATGAAAATGGCGGCCTTAGGGTCGCCGGCACGCACTTTACGAGGCCTTCTACGGGAGTTGCGCTACATGAACGCGGCCACTGGCCGACCCTATCGCGACACTGCAGCCTATAGGTACCTCGTGAAGGCTTTCCGTGCGCATCGGGTACGGAAGCCCGTGTCCGGGTGCTCCAGCGGCCGTTccctgaggaaggaagggggaagggggtgagaTCTAGCTGGGGGGTAGGGAGCGTCTGGCCTCAGCCCCTGCATTTCTGAAACTGACCCTCCCACCCAGCCCTGGTTCTGGCCAAGCTTACCCAGGCCCTAGTCCTTGGTCTATGGCCTAAGCCCGGGGACTAACCAAGGAGCGGGGATTTCATTGGCTGGTCTTTTGCAGGTGCAGAGGACAAAGTCAGAGCCATGGAAGTGgaggggatggggcgggggtTGGTAAAAGAGAGATGCACTTGATGGAAAGTGTAGGGTCACCAGCTGCAGCTAGATCAACCACTCTCCTCATCCTTCCCATGGTAGTTATTCTAAAAACCATTTTTTGAGGCGGAAAATAACTGTAATAAGATGAGGAATATTAAGAATTTGGCAGGAACCGTGTTTCACTTATGTTGTATTTCATTCCCCATTTAAAGGAAATGGTGCCTGTGGAGCTGAACTAGAGATCTGTAATGACATTGCGCTATCACAACATTAATGTGATATCTGACcagatatattttttccttctgtagcagataaatatgaacatatgggaagcCATCCTTGGGAAATTCCTTTGTGAACTCCACACTCCATATTCCCGTTAGGCAAGATCGGGtggaagatgttttatttttcaaatggggcaactgaggctcagggaccCCGTGCAAGGACTTGTATAGGAACAACTAGAAGTTAAATTCCCAAATAACCGGTCTTCCATTTAATAGCTGTCTTTAGAATTACGGATTGGGCTTTGAAGGAAGTTGCAAGCTATCTCCAAAATAGTACGTTGGAGAGTCATCTTGGGCTTTAGGGTAGGAAACTGTCTTTTGAGCAATGTGGGAAAAAGGAGAACCAGGATCCTGTTGAATCTTTAAGCTATGGAAGTTAGAATGCATTATGTTAGAactaaaattcaaacatttttacctttttatcaAGATCTATATatatcaagatatatatatatatatcaagatatatatatcaagatatatatatatatcaagatgtatatatcaagatatatatatgtatatatcaagatatatatatcaagatatatatatatatataattttatcaaagtaagctctatacccaacgtggggctaaaattcaaaaactttttaaaggccACAGTGTTAGGGACTTCTAGGAACTTGGCTAAAATGATGAATCAGATGCACACGGGTCCTGTCTTCTTACGAAGAACTCTACAGGAAAGCACTTGGAATAAGAAAGTGCTAAGAGCATAAACAACAGGAGGTCCTTGTATAAAGAAGGATTTCAGGAGGAAACTAAGCAGGGACCTGATGTGTAACTTGGAGTTTGCAAGCAAATGGGGGTTGGGGAAGATGAGGTCCAGGTCGAGAAGCTGCACAACTGAAAAGCCCAGAGGTGAGAACAGACATTTGAGACTGGTTGAAGCTTAAGGTGTGGTAGGTGAAGTAGAAGTTGTGGTAGGCAGGAACTTATTAAACTTCATTGTAAATGTAATGGAAGGTCATTCTAAGATTTTTAAGATGACATGATTATAGCTGTACCACCTTATGGGGGCATTATTGCTCTTGAGAGGCTCTCAAATTTTGTGTAAATTCATGTTACAAGTTTCAGAAACACAGCAAGGATATGAAGAATGGTTTGTTTCCTGCTGGCTCAGAGCTAGCTCAATAACCATTTATGCCCATTTTCTCCATCCTTTCCCTTAACTGAAGGGGTTCAGTTAGGGAGGAGCCTCTGCCTTctccttagagaaaaaaaaaaatttttttttttcatttgatttcatttgGTCTCTTGTGATTCATATACTGTTTATATATTGCTGACCCTTCTGTCCTGACTCATGATTCAGGCTTAGCTGAATCATGGCCTACACTAACAGAATTCTTGTTTCCAATCTTTATCAGTTTTGGTGTTTATTATAGAAATGGATGTTAACCTTTTTGTTCATTCACAGatttttacttataaaaagtTAACTGATTAAAGCAGATAGTTCTTTTTTTGAGCAGCTTATGAGTGTTATTTTCGCATATGTGATCTGCAGatctttttttgtatgtgtgatgTGCAGATCTTAAACCACACTTTCTGGTTTTCAGATTCCAACTCTACATATTCAAGTAAAGAAAGGTCAAACGGGTTTACATAGGCAGTGGTACACAGAGGTTAATCTACATTTAGAGAAACACAGGGCTCCTTAAGTATTTTAAGCTATGTACACATCTCGGTctcaccttttcttccttttctcacaaCTTCAGAACGCAAAGTTAAATAAAGGACAGTGTACTAAATCTGGGAATTAATtatgatgaagaaaaaacaagtttGGAATTATTGGCGACTTGTGAATGGATATCATTTCTAGCTACTTAACAGTTATCAGAATATGGGTTTTTCAGATGGATGAGTAAATTATAATGAATAGatgcatattaattttatatataaaggcTTCATTTTGTTATGTTGAGGACAAAGCTATTATTTTTCAGACAAAATGGTTTTACTTTTCATTGAAATGATAATCATATACCACCTTGACCAaagtcagaaatataaaaatcagactCATTTGTTTGAAGGGGAGAAAGTTCTATACACCTTAGGTGACATTAATGATTATAGTTTCCTATCTCTGCCAGTAACCAACTATTGAGCCcctctgggctttagtttcctcatttgtaaaacaagagTGTTGAAATGACTTTTTCAGTTATTAAAATATGAGGACACTCAATGAAACTCCTCTGTGAAACTCCTTGTAAACTTCCTCTTCAATTAGAGGTCAGGTTCCCTAATCAACGGAGTGTCTCTACATATGTAATtagtatatacatatgcatgtttaTATTTCCTCTGTGCAGTTTACTTCCATTCTAGAGAATGCTTATTAGATCTCTCTGGCTCTGTATCTGTAGCTGGGCTGTTAATAAAGTATGTGACCTTGCTGCTTCTCCAGGTTACCAGTGAGAAgttgtgcagagcccaacatgagctTCATTTCCAAGCTGCCACCTATCTCTGCCTCCTACGCAGCATTCGAGAACATGTGACCCTTCATCAGGAATTTCATGGCAAGGGTGAGCGCTCAGTGGAGGAGTCTGCTGGCTTGGTGGGTCTCAAGTTGCCCCAGCAACCtggagggaagggctgggagcCATGAGAATGGAGAGATTCCTTGGATGCTGCCTTCATACAAGAACTTAAtcatttctatgtatttatcattaaatttgtttctaagtttagggtttttctctaattttgtcaACTGAGTGTTTCTTAGGTTTTATTCTTAGTGAATTTACTGAACTTCTTACATTAGGCTGATTGatgctcttcatttttttaaaactttattatttttatttttaaagtatacaaaccTATTGTGTTAAGTAATTCAAATggtatagaatataaaataaaagcttccttttcttttcccttgtccctcccttctcccatcccTGTTAACTGGTGAGAAATGTTGCTAACAGTTTGGTGTGTGTCTTTCCAGCTATTTCCTGTCCTTATACACGCATACAATTATATTTATGCATGcccgcacacgtgcacacacacgcacactttagtacaaaacacaaaaatatgatGTGTTTTAAGTTAGTGACAGGAAACAGGTGGCATACTCAATTAAATAGGGTTGCTGAGGAGAGTTAATGAAGGGGTAGATAAAGATGCGATGCTCCTAGAGGCTAGCAACATAGGCTGAGTTGACCCTTAGGTGTAGGAATATGACCACCACTCAACTGCAGGCTGCAGAGAGGAAgtccagggagagggagatggaatgaGCATAGTGACTTATGCCTTCTAATCTGTCAAATTGTTATTCATCTTGAATTCTCTATCAGGGTAAAGGGCTCCCAACCACACACTTGGCTGACCGAGTAAACTACTTGGGCTTCATTCTGTATTCCTGACTCTTCTTAGTCTCCATATCTAGTCAATCAGTTTTTGCTTCTGCAATGGCTCTGacatcccaccccctccccccccccccccccccggccgcccCCGTCTCTTCATTGCCTCTCTTCTTGTTCAAGCACTAACAGTCTTTTGTCTGAACTACTAAACTAGTCTCCTAAATGGTCTTTTTGCTTCTAACATTCTTGAATAGAAATTACTCTTTCTGTGAACTACCAGTGGTTATCTGTGACCACTTTGTGGCCTAGGTTGGTTTCTTGTACACACGTCTTACAGCTTCTTTTTCCCTGGACTCAAGCTCCTGAAGAGTAAGGGCCAGTCTCATGCATCTTTGTAGGCTCCAAAGCACCATCCATGGTGACTTACACGTAGCATTATTCCATATTCTGAATACATAGCTCAGTACTACTCGCTAGGAGTACAATCTGAACAGAACTATTCATAAAGCATTCCAAACACCATCTCTTCTAAGAGATCAACATAAAAACAATAGTATTAAGAGGTCAAACAAGCATTTATTCAATTAACAGATCAAAAGACTGGAAAAATTTAACACACtttgtttcccattttatttcaTGAGCATGagtgtattattttaatgtttatttttgaggtagaaagtatgagtgggggaggggcagagagagagagggagggagagaatctgcagcaggctccatgctgtcagcccaatGTCCGaagcggggcttaaacccacaaaccgcaagatcatgaccagagctgaagtcagagtctcaactactgagccgcccaggcgcacCAGGTATGAGCACATTATCTGAAGATgtcttacttttataaaataaagaaagcaaaaggacTAGGGTATGTTGatgttttgatttcctttgttgttacaatatcatatatacaataaagtttggggtgcctgggtggctcagttgagcatccgacttcggctcaggtcatgatctcacagctattgagttcgagccccacgtcaggctctctgctgacagctcagagcctggagtctgctttggattctgtgtctccctctttctctgcccctctcctgcttgtgttctctctaaataaataaaca
This sequence is a window from Prionailurus bengalensis isolate Pbe53 chromosome A2, Fcat_Pben_1.1_paternal_pri, whole genome shotgun sequence. Protein-coding genes within it:
- the FMC1 gene encoding protein FMC1 homolog; translation: MKMAALGSPARTLRGLLRELRYMNAATGRPYRDTAAYRYLVKAFRAHRVTSEKLCRAQHELHFQAATYLCLLRSIREHVTLHQEFHGKGERSVEESAGLVGLKLPQQPGGKGWEP